One genomic region from Tripterygium wilfordii isolate XIE 37 chromosome 20, ASM1340144v1, whole genome shotgun sequence encodes:
- the LOC119986463 gene encoding protein NRT1/ PTR FAMILY 2.11-like isoform X2, which translates to MERNDKDSTKEDEPKITYRGIKAMPFVIGNETFEKLGTTGTQNNLLVYLTTVFNMKSITATTLVNIFGGTTNLATLLGAFLCDTYFGRYKTLGFASIASFLGMLMLTLTAAIPILHPPHCVDKDSGECSGATPWQMTFLISGLGLLVVGAGGIRPCNLAFGADQFNPNTESGKRNISSFFNWYYFTFTFAMMVSLTFIVYVQSDVSWAWGLAIPAFMMLMSCLLFFMGSKLYVKIKPEGSPLTGAVQVIVAAFKKRRLVIPEQPWQSLYNYIPTNSINSKLPYTDQFRFLAKAAIMTPEDKIDPDGLSAAPWSLCSMQQIEQVKCLVRVIPIWVAGFLYSIALVQQQTYVVFQALQSDRRFGNTDFKIPAASYFVFNMLALTVWIPLYDRIIVPFLQRFTKKEDGMGITLLQKMGTGMVISIIMTLVSAIVEQRRRNFALSNPIAVEEGRGAISSSSAMWLVPQLTLAGISEAFTVIAYVEFYYKQFPENMRSIGGSLTFVGAAVSNYLNSFLLSIVHHITKGAPTGDWLPEDLNKGRLDYFYYLVAGLGVLNLGFFVICASKYKYKGSSDTHASQVAMEDLKSEKTLV; encoded by the exons ATGGAGAGGAATGATAAGGATTCCACCAAAGAGGATGAACCTAAGATTACCTACAGAGGAATTAAAGCCATGCCTTTTGTTATTG GAAATGAAACTTTTGAAAAGCTGGGGACTACTGGCACCCAAAACAACCTGTTAGTCTATCTTACTACTGTCTTCAACATGAAAAGCATCACTGCCACAACTCTTGTCAACATCTTTGGTGGCACCACCAACCTTGCAACTCTGCTCGGAGCATTCCTTTGTGACACGTACTTCGGACGTTACAAGACGTTAGGATTCGCGTCGATTGCATCCTTTCTG GGTATGCTTATGCTGACACTAACAGCAGCAATTCCAATTCTTCATCCTCCTCACTGTGTTGATAAAGATTCAGGCGAGTGTTCTGGGGCGACGCCATGGCAAATGACATTTCTGATAAGCGGGCTTGGACTGCTTGTCGTTGGAGCGGGTGGCATTAGACCTTGTAATTTAGCATTCGGGGCGGACCAATTCAATCCTAATACGGAGTCGGGGAAGAGGAATATCAGTAGCTTCTTCAACTGGTACTATTTCACTTTCACCTTCGCGATGATGGTGTCGTTGACGTTCATCGTGTATGTTCAATCCGATGTGAGCTGGGCTTGGGGGCTAGCAATTCCTGCATTCATGATGTTGATGTCATGTCTACTCTTCTTCATGGGTTCTAAACTATATGTTAAAATAAAACCAGAAGGTAGTCCATTGACAGGTGCAGTTCAAGTCATAGTGGCTGCATTCAAGAAGAGGAGATTAGTAATACCAGAGCAACCGTGGCAATCGCTGTATAATTATATTCCAACTAATTCTATCAACAGCAAACTTCCTTACACCGATCAGTTCAG ATTCCTAGCAAAAGCAGCAATCATGACCCCGGAAGACAAAATCGACCCGGACGGATTGTCAGCAGCTCCTTGGAGTCTATGCAGCATGCAACAAATTGAACAAGTGAAGTGCCTGGTGAGAGTGATTCCCATCTGGGTTGCAGGATTTCTGTATAGTATTGCACTTGTCCAACAACAAACCTACGTTGTTTTCCAAGCACTTCAATCCGATCGGCGCTTTGGCAACACCGATTTCAAGATCCCGGCTGCATCTTATTTTGTCTTCAACATGCTTGCTCTAACAGTCTGGATCCCCCTCTACGACCGAATCATCGTTCCGTTCCTACAACGattcacaaagaaagaagacGGCATGGGCATCACATTGCTCCAAAAGATGGGTACGGGTATGGTTATTTCCATAATCATGACTCTCGTCTCAGCCATAGTTGAGCAGAGAAGAAGGAACTTCGCACTTAGTAATCCAATAGCAGTAGAAGAAGGAAGAGGTGCGATTTCTTCGTCGTCCGCAATGTGGTTAGTTCCTCAGCTGACACTAGCGGGCATCTCCGAAGCATTTACAGTAATTGCATATGTAGAATTTTACTACAAGCAGTTCCCTGAGAACATGAGAAGCATCGGTGGATCGCTTACCTTCGTTGGCGCTGCAGTGTCGAATTACCTGAATAGTTTTCTGCTATCAATCGTTCACCACATAACGAAAGGAGCACCGACCGGGGATTGGTTGCCGGAGGATCTTAACAAGGGGAGATTGGACTACTTCTACTATTTGGTTGCTGGGTTAGGAGTTCTCAACTTGGGATTCTTTGTAATTTGCGCGAGTAAGTACAAGTACAAAGGAAGTAGTGACACTCATGCCTCTCAAGTTGCCATGGAAGATTTGAAATCTGAGAAGACTCTGGTTTAG
- the LOC119986463 gene encoding protein NRT1/ PTR FAMILY 2.11-like isoform X1: MIRIPPKRMNLRLPTEELKPCLLLLVLERHTTFTFFRLLNIGLTLFHYDAGNETFEKLGTTGTQNNLLVYLTTVFNMKSITATTLVNIFGGTTNLATLLGAFLCDTYFGRYKTLGFASIASFLGMLMLTLTAAIPILHPPHCVDKDSGECSGATPWQMTFLISGLGLLVVGAGGIRPCNLAFGADQFNPNTESGKRNISSFFNWYYFTFTFAMMVSLTFIVYVQSDVSWAWGLAIPAFMMLMSCLLFFMGSKLYVKIKPEGSPLTGAVQVIVAAFKKRRLVIPEQPWQSLYNYIPTNSINSKLPYTDQFRFLAKAAIMTPEDKIDPDGLSAAPWSLCSMQQIEQVKCLVRVIPIWVAGFLYSIALVQQQTYVVFQALQSDRRFGNTDFKIPAASYFVFNMLALTVWIPLYDRIIVPFLQRFTKKEDGMGITLLQKMGTGMVISIIMTLVSAIVEQRRRNFALSNPIAVEEGRGAISSSSAMWLVPQLTLAGISEAFTVIAYVEFYYKQFPENMRSIGGSLTFVGAAVSNYLNSFLLSIVHHITKGAPTGDWLPEDLNKGRLDYFYYLVAGLGVLNLGFFVICASKYKYKGSSDTHASQVAMEDLKSEKTLV, from the exons ATGATAAGGATTCCACCAAAGAGGATGAACCTAAGATTACCTACAGAGGAATTAAAGCCATGCCTTTTGTTATTGGTATTAGAAAGACACACAACTTTTACTTTCTTTCGTTTGCTTAATATTGGGCTTACACTGTTTCATTATGATGCAGGAAATGAAACTTTTGAAAAGCTGGGGACTACTGGCACCCAAAACAACCTGTTAGTCTATCTTACTACTGTCTTCAACATGAAAAGCATCACTGCCACAACTCTTGTCAACATCTTTGGTGGCACCACCAACCTTGCAACTCTGCTCGGAGCATTCCTTTGTGACACGTACTTCGGACGTTACAAGACGTTAGGATTCGCGTCGATTGCATCCTTTCTG GGTATGCTTATGCTGACACTAACAGCAGCAATTCCAATTCTTCATCCTCCTCACTGTGTTGATAAAGATTCAGGCGAGTGTTCTGGGGCGACGCCATGGCAAATGACATTTCTGATAAGCGGGCTTGGACTGCTTGTCGTTGGAGCGGGTGGCATTAGACCTTGTAATTTAGCATTCGGGGCGGACCAATTCAATCCTAATACGGAGTCGGGGAAGAGGAATATCAGTAGCTTCTTCAACTGGTACTATTTCACTTTCACCTTCGCGATGATGGTGTCGTTGACGTTCATCGTGTATGTTCAATCCGATGTGAGCTGGGCTTGGGGGCTAGCAATTCCTGCATTCATGATGTTGATGTCATGTCTACTCTTCTTCATGGGTTCTAAACTATATGTTAAAATAAAACCAGAAGGTAGTCCATTGACAGGTGCAGTTCAAGTCATAGTGGCTGCATTCAAGAAGAGGAGATTAGTAATACCAGAGCAACCGTGGCAATCGCTGTATAATTATATTCCAACTAATTCTATCAACAGCAAACTTCCTTACACCGATCAGTTCAG ATTCCTAGCAAAAGCAGCAATCATGACCCCGGAAGACAAAATCGACCCGGACGGATTGTCAGCAGCTCCTTGGAGTCTATGCAGCATGCAACAAATTGAACAAGTGAAGTGCCTGGTGAGAGTGATTCCCATCTGGGTTGCAGGATTTCTGTATAGTATTGCACTTGTCCAACAACAAACCTACGTTGTTTTCCAAGCACTTCAATCCGATCGGCGCTTTGGCAACACCGATTTCAAGATCCCGGCTGCATCTTATTTTGTCTTCAACATGCTTGCTCTAACAGTCTGGATCCCCCTCTACGACCGAATCATCGTTCCGTTCCTACAACGattcacaaagaaagaagacGGCATGGGCATCACATTGCTCCAAAAGATGGGTACGGGTATGGTTATTTCCATAATCATGACTCTCGTCTCAGCCATAGTTGAGCAGAGAAGAAGGAACTTCGCACTTAGTAATCCAATAGCAGTAGAAGAAGGAAGAGGTGCGATTTCTTCGTCGTCCGCAATGTGGTTAGTTCCTCAGCTGACACTAGCGGGCATCTCCGAAGCATTTACAGTAATTGCATATGTAGAATTTTACTACAAGCAGTTCCCTGAGAACATGAGAAGCATCGGTGGATCGCTTACCTTCGTTGGCGCTGCAGTGTCGAATTACCTGAATAGTTTTCTGCTATCAATCGTTCACCACATAACGAAAGGAGCACCGACCGGGGATTGGTTGCCGGAGGATCTTAACAAGGGGAGATTGGACTACTTCTACTATTTGGTTGCTGGGTTAGGAGTTCTCAACTTGGGATTCTTTGTAATTTGCGCGAGTAAGTACAAGTACAAAGGAAGTAGTGACACTCATGCCTCTCAAGTTGCCATGGAAGATTTGAAATCTGAGAAGACTCTGGTTTAG